From Demequina capsici, one genomic window encodes:
- a CDS encoding M15 family metallopeptidase: MRTYVNVRAQAPQGDASAAAARGHRRSRRLRRLRETQELKIRTTHRRRQTLTRGGVVAAFALAMLVYPIAGTVLPYASALGEIPGVVVGEAPSTAHALLGRGPQLIESSLAAPSVDEVASAMAVSDKYTVSQYLPDCDPSSVVSAQNGKLPSSELCEIPGGSLLRADAAVAFAEMNAAFKAKFGRDLCVGQGYRSLAEQYAVKSSRGYLAATPGKSVHGFGLAFDLCGGDDTGATKAWLNANAATWGWENPSWAKTSKWEPWHWEYEPATSAMDLYGSGYWDADGGTSD; this comes from the coding sequence GTGAGGACCTACGTGAACGTGCGCGCTCAAGCGCCGCAAGGCGATGCTTCGGCTGCCGCCGCGCGCGGACACCGCCGTTCGCGCCGGCTCAGGCGTCTCCGGGAGACGCAGGAGCTGAAGATCCGGACCACGCATCGGCGCCGCCAGACTCTCACCCGGGGTGGCGTCGTCGCCGCGTTCGCGCTCGCGATGCTCGTGTATCCGATCGCAGGAACCGTGCTGCCGTATGCGAGCGCGCTGGGCGAGATCCCTGGCGTCGTCGTAGGCGAGGCGCCTTCGACGGCGCACGCGTTGCTCGGCCGCGGGCCCCAGCTGATCGAGTCGAGCCTCGCGGCGCCGTCGGTGGACGAGGTGGCGAGCGCGATGGCGGTGTCGGACAAGTACACCGTCAGCCAGTACCTGCCTGATTGCGATCCGTCGTCGGTGGTGAGCGCCCAGAACGGCAAGCTCCCGTCAAGCGAGCTGTGCGAGATCCCGGGCGGCTCCTTGCTGCGTGCGGATGCCGCGGTCGCGTTCGCAGAGATGAACGCGGCCTTCAAGGCGAAGTTCGGGCGTGACCTGTGCGTAGGCCAGGGCTACCGATCCCTCGCGGAGCAGTACGCGGTCAAGTCCTCGCGTGGGTACCTGGCCGCGACGCCGGGGAAGTCCGTGCACGGGTTCGGGCTCGCCTTCGACCTGTGCGGCGGTGACGACACGGGCGCGACGAAGGCCTGGCTCAACGCGAACGCGGCGACGTGGGGCTGGGAGAATCCCAGCTGGGCGAAGACCAGCAAGTGGGAGCCGTGGCACTGGGAGTACGAGCCCGCCACGAGCGCCATGGACCTGTACGGCAGCGGGTACTGGGACGCCGATGGAGGCACCTCCGACTGA
- a CDS encoding GDSL-type esterase/lipase family protein: protein MRDVFFVGDELVAGLGDPKALGWTGRVAARTLPLAPGLAFHVLAVPGETSGQMTSRWDEEALRRLGPSDAPDASRHVLFAIGRGDVLRGVSPTMTRLNIANALDRAHALGFSAMLAGPPPGRDEHNQRIAELAALCEEAAARRAVPYIDMYSPLARHEQWITDMATGRDELPQQAGYGLMAWLVLHSAWHDWLGLERTDS from the coding sequence ATGAGGGATGTCTTCTTCGTAGGAGACGAGCTGGTCGCCGGCCTGGGCGACCCCAAGGCGCTCGGGTGGACAGGCCGGGTGGCGGCGCGGACCCTTCCACTCGCCCCTGGCCTCGCGTTCCACGTGCTGGCGGTCCCCGGCGAGACGAGCGGTCAGATGACGAGCAGGTGGGACGAGGAGGCGCTGCGTCGCCTCGGCCCTTCCGACGCGCCTGACGCGTCGCGACACGTGCTCTTCGCGATCGGACGGGGCGATGTGCTGCGAGGCGTGTCTCCCACCATGACACGCCTGAACATCGCGAACGCGCTCGACCGTGCGCATGCCCTGGGCTTCTCCGCGATGCTCGCAGGCCCGCCACCGGGTCGCGACGAGCACAACCAGCGCATCGCCGAGCTCGCCGCGCTGTGCGAGGAGGCCGCGGCCAGGCGCGCGGTGCCGTACATCGACATGTACAGCCCGCTCGCGCGCCACGAGCAGTGGATCACCGACATGGCGACCGGTCGCGACGAGCTCCCGCAGCAGGCCGGCTACGGCCTCATGGCGTGGCTGGTCCTCCACTCGGCGTGGCACGACTGGCTGGGCCTGGAGCGCACCGACTCCTGA
- a CDS encoding hemolysin family protein, with product MSAQMIATIVALLAANAFFVGAEFAVISARRSSIEPRVEEGSRAAATVLWAMENVSLMLATAQLGVTVCSVSLGVVAEPAVAHALEPVLHAVGIPDSAAHGVAVAIALLVIVGLHVVVGEMVPKNAAVSSPDRAALLLGPPLVWLGRVVRPLITALNWMANATLRLLRIEPRDEVTSAFTADEVHQIVERSSEEGTLSDAAGLLTGAIEFSDNVAADVMVPIDAVKGVPAGVTVEDFERAVTETGFSRLPVMDEGRCVGYLHMKDTLFARPGEREDPIQPWRVRDLPTVAHDDEVETVLARMRSTGAHVAAVARDGHTVGLLFLEDIIEELVGEVRDSIARGRA from the coding sequence ATGAGCGCCCAGATGATCGCGACCATCGTCGCGCTGCTCGCGGCCAACGCCTTCTTCGTGGGTGCCGAGTTCGCGGTCATCTCCGCGCGCCGCTCCTCGATCGAGCCCCGCGTCGAGGAGGGCTCGCGAGCGGCCGCGACGGTGCTGTGGGCCATGGAGAACGTGTCGCTCATGCTCGCCACCGCCCAGCTGGGGGTGACGGTGTGCTCGGTCAGCCTCGGTGTGGTCGCCGAGCCCGCGGTCGCGCATGCGCTCGAACCGGTGCTGCATGCCGTGGGCATCCCCGACTCCGCCGCGCATGGCGTGGCCGTCGCCATCGCCCTGCTCGTCATCGTCGGCCTCCATGTGGTGGTGGGCGAGATGGTGCCCAAGAACGCCGCGGTGTCGAGCCCCGACCGTGCCGCCCTGCTGCTCGGTCCGCCTCTGGTGTGGCTCGGACGAGTGGTGCGCCCTCTGATCACCGCGCTCAACTGGATGGCGAACGCGACCCTGCGGTTGCTGCGCATCGAGCCGCGCGATGAGGTCACGTCAGCGTTCACCGCGGACGAGGTGCACCAGATCGTCGAGCGCTCGAGCGAGGAGGGGACGCTCTCCGACGCGGCGGGCCTGCTCACCGGGGCGATCGAGTTCTCCGACAACGTCGCCGCGGACGTGATGGTGCCGATCGACGCGGTCAAGGGCGTGCCCGCCGGTGTGACCGTCGAGGACTTCGAGCGGGCCGTCACGGAGACGGGCTTCTCCCGCCTCCCGGTCATGGATGAGGGCCGATGCGTCGGCTACCTGCACATGAAGGACACGCTCTTCGCGCGTCCCGGCGAACGCGAGGATCCGATCCAGCCGTGGCGCGTGCGGGACCTCCCGACCGTGGCGCACGACGACGAGGTGGAGACGGTGCTCGCGCGCATGCGGTCGACCGGCGCTCACGTGGCCGCCGTGGCGCGTGACGGGCACACCGTCGGGCTGCTGTTCCTCGAGGACATCATCGAGGAGCTGGTGGGCGAGGTGCGGGACTCGATCGCCCGTGGCAGGGCATGA
- a CDS encoding ABC transporter permease — protein MSASIRSELRKITTTRLWWVLLVLMAVMVAGLAAALAFAFGLGGANTSTGIDGQPVVMAPKDLAVSVYTLGVSLGYIFPMSFGAILMTGEFRHRTLATTLLAEPRRGRLIVGKVVAALPFAVLYGVVSAVAAVGAGAASLAIAHQPTLLADPDVLRSIGLSVVAMTAWMLVGVGFGTAITNQVAAIVVLLGWTQLVEPILRIALGLVDQLAPVARFLPGAAGEALAGSSIYSAAGMSTLLPAWAGLLVLVGYGAVAALIGWATTLRRDVT, from the coding sequence ATGAGCGCGTCGATCCGCTCCGAGCTGCGCAAGATCACGACCACGCGCCTGTGGTGGGTGCTCCTGGTGCTGATGGCGGTGATGGTCGCGGGCCTCGCGGCGGCGCTCGCGTTCGCCTTCGGCCTCGGAGGCGCGAACACGAGCACCGGCATCGACGGTCAGCCCGTGGTGATGGCCCCCAAGGACCTCGCCGTGTCCGTCTACACGCTGGGCGTGTCGCTCGGCTACATCTTCCCCATGTCGTTCGGCGCGATCCTGATGACGGGCGAGTTCCGTCACCGCACCCTCGCGACCACCCTGCTCGCCGAGCCCAGGCGTGGTCGGCTGATCGTCGGCAAGGTCGTCGCCGCGCTCCCCTTCGCCGTGCTCTACGGCGTCGTGTCCGCCGTGGCAGCCGTCGGCGCCGGCGCGGCCTCGCTCGCCATCGCGCACCAGCCGACGCTGCTCGCCGACCCGGACGTGCTCCGCTCGATCGGCCTGTCCGTCGTCGCGATGACGGCGTGGATGCTGGTGGGAGTCGGCTTCGGCACGGCGATCACGAACCAGGTCGCGGCCATCGTCGTGCTGCTCGGCTGGACCCAGCTGGTCGAGCCGATCCTCAGGATCGCGCTCGGCCTCGTGGACCAGCTCGCGCCCGTCGCCAGGTTCCTGCCGGGCGCGGCGGGCGAGGCGCTCGCAGGCAGCAGCATCTACTCCGCTGCCGGGATGTCGACCCTGCTGCCCGCGTGGGCAGGGCTGCTGGTGCTCGTGGGGTACGGAGCCGTCGCGGCCCTCATCGGATGGGCGACCACCCTGCGACGCGATGTCACGTGA
- a CDS encoding ATP-binding cassette domain-containing protein, producing MDGPRIVIDGLTKRYKDVIAVDDASFVAEPGRITGFLGPNGAGKTTTLRALLGLLSPTSGSATFDGARLDQLSRPAKVVGAHLDPGFHPGRSARDHLRTLAPLAGVMDDRCDQVLTMVGLDEAADRRVGGFSMGMRQRLGLATALLGEPAALVLDEPANGLDPAGITWMRAFLRAFAAQGGTVLLSSHLLAEVEQTVDDVVVIARGRVRHASSLAAMHELTSPEVALRSPDADGLGRLTSRWAGTRIEADGTAIITGASAAEVGSAAHAVGLEVHGLAERGESLEQVFLQMTEDVPVAAATTTGGQEPQA from the coding sequence ATGGACGGACCGCGCATCGTCATCGACGGGCTCACCAAGCGCTACAAGGACGTGATCGCGGTCGACGACGCCAGCTTCGTGGCGGAGCCCGGCCGCATCACCGGCTTCCTGGGACCCAACGGGGCCGGCAAGACCACCACCCTGAGGGCGCTGCTCGGACTGCTCTCTCCCACCTCCGGATCGGCCACCTTCGACGGCGCACGGCTCGACCAGCTGTCGCGCCCCGCCAAGGTGGTCGGAGCCCACCTGGATCCCGGCTTCCACCCCGGCCGGAGCGCCCGCGACCACCTGCGGACGCTGGCCCCGCTCGCCGGCGTCATGGACGACCGCTGCGACCAGGTGCTTACCATGGTGGGACTCGACGAGGCGGCCGATCGTCGCGTCGGCGGCTTCTCCATGGGCATGCGCCAGCGCCTGGGCCTCGCGACCGCGCTGCTCGGCGAGCCCGCGGCGCTCGTGCTCGACGAGCCGGCCAACGGGCTCGACCCCGCCGGCATCACGTGGATGCGCGCCTTCCTGCGCGCGTTCGCCGCGCAGGGCGGCACCGTGCTCCTGTCCTCCCACCTGCTCGCCGAGGTGGAGCAGACGGTGGACGACGTGGTTGTCATCGCACGGGGGCGCGTCCGGCATGCGTCGTCGCTCGCCGCGATGCACGAGCTCACATCGCCCGAGGTCGCGCTCCGATCCCCCGACGCCGACGGCCTTGGCAGGCTCACGTCGCGGTGGGCGGGCACCCGCATCGAAGCCGACGGCACGGCCATCATCACCGGGGCCTCCGCCGCGGAGGTCGGCAGCGCCGCACACGCCGTCGGCCTCGAGGTCCACGGCCTCGCCGAGCGGGGCGAGAGCCTCGAGCAGGTCTTCCTGCAGATGACCGAGGACGTGCCGGTCGCCGCCGCGACCACGACCGGCGGACAGGAGCCGCAAGCATGA
- a CDS encoding patatin-like phospholipase family protein: MEDRTDLRYAPLLGLALGGGGALGAAHVGVLQVLHERGIRPELVVGTSAGAVIGAAYAAGIDPYELETMVVDARWGDFGTFSFMPGLGVLDTEGLRRTIEQVAGGDLRIEDLPLTFGAVATDVSTGGAVLLSHGSLADAISASIAVPGLFRPQRLKGHLLVDGGVVQNLPLQAAFETGASDVIGVRLAAEWDALPRYRTSTQVHELEIDSRVTMVRPQIGQRSQWVARDIPGLIELGREAAEQALAEYDVVSPRPRDPADKAVARAAAEVIRHGSAGPLEAARAHVDSARAHADRVLAAGASDAASMLRRRDRRTPTLS, encoded by the coding sequence ATGGAGGACCGAACCGACCTGCGCTACGCGCCACTGCTGGGACTCGCGCTCGGAGGCGGCGGTGCCCTGGGCGCCGCGCATGTGGGGGTGCTGCAGGTGCTCCACGAGCGGGGGATCCGACCCGAGCTCGTCGTCGGCACATCCGCGGGCGCGGTGATCGGCGCCGCGTACGCCGCAGGCATCGATCCCTACGAGCTCGAGACCATGGTCGTGGACGCCCGTTGGGGCGACTTCGGCACCTTCTCCTTCATGCCCGGCCTGGGAGTCCTCGACACCGAGGGCCTGCGCCGCACCATCGAGCAGGTTGCCGGCGGGGACCTCCGGATCGAGGACCTCCCGCTCACCTTCGGCGCGGTCGCGACGGATGTGTCCACGGGCGGTGCCGTGCTCCTGTCCCACGGCTCGCTCGCCGACGCGATCTCCGCCTCCATCGCAGTGCCGGGCCTGTTCCGGCCTCAGCGCCTCAAGGGCCATCTGCTCGTCGACGGGGGCGTGGTGCAGAACCTCCCCCTCCAGGCCGCCTTCGAGACGGGCGCGAGCGACGTGATCGGCGTCCGGCTCGCGGCCGAATGGGACGCCCTCCCCCGCTACCGGACCAGCACCCAGGTCCACGAGCTCGAGATCGACTCCCGCGTGACCATGGTCCGGCCGCAGATCGGTCAGCGGTCGCAGTGGGTCGCGCGCGACATCCCGGGTCTGATCGAGCTGGGACGCGAGGCAGCCGAGCAGGCGCTCGCCGAGTACGACGTCGTGAGCCCGCGCCCGCGAGACCCGGCGGACAAGGCCGTGGCGCGCGCCGCAGCCGAGGTGATCCGGCATGGTTCAGCGGGCCCGCTCGAGGCTGCACGCGCGCACGTCGATTCTGCACGTGCCCACGCCGACAGGGTCCTCGCCGCCGGAGCGTCAGACGCCGCGTCGATGCTGCGACGCCGCGACCGCAGGACGCCCACGCTCTCCTGA
- a CDS encoding hemolysin family protein produces the protein MTEWILVGAGILLTFGTAVFVAAEFSLVALDPSQVDEDAPGGRRIRRSLRHLSTQLSGAQVGITLTTILLGYTAQPALFTLLSIPLESTSLTRGAVAGLAGVLSLVIVNAFSMIVGELVPKNAALADPWRTARIAAPLNAGFTVALRPVIALLNGAANGILRSVGIEPKEELSGGRSRQELAALVRRSAEAGTLDASTALLLKNSIEMDDLAAIDVMTDRTRMQTLPADATVDDVMSLARATGHSRFPVCGEGPDDVLGLVHLRAAFGVPAQDRPTVKAAAIMVDAPRVPETMALAPLLVELRGLGHQCAIVVDEYGGTAGIVTLEDVVEELVGEVADEHDRRRVEAYRTAGGAWILQGLLRPDEVHEATGLVIPESPAYETVGGFVMARLGRVAAVGDQVEAEGLVVRVERMDGRRVDRVRIEPMAREDDAEQEGER, from the coding sequence ATGACCGAGTGGATTCTCGTAGGCGCTGGCATCCTGCTCACCTTCGGCACCGCGGTGTTCGTCGCCGCGGAGTTCTCCCTGGTGGCGCTCGACCCCTCACAGGTGGACGAGGACGCGCCAGGGGGCCGACGCATCCGTCGCTCGCTCCGGCACCTCTCCACCCAGCTCTCCGGAGCCCAGGTAGGCATCACCCTCACGACCATCCTGCTCGGCTACACCGCCCAGCCGGCGCTCTTCACGCTGCTGAGCATCCCGCTCGAGTCGACCTCGCTCACGCGTGGCGCCGTCGCCGGGCTGGCAGGCGTCCTGTCGCTCGTGATCGTCAACGCATTCTCGATGATCGTCGGCGAGCTGGTGCCCAAGAACGCCGCGCTCGCCGACCCTTGGCGGACGGCCCGCATCGCCGCTCCGCTCAACGCCGGCTTCACCGTCGCGCTGCGTCCGGTGATCGCGCTGCTCAACGGTGCCGCGAACGGGATCCTCCGCAGCGTCGGCATCGAGCCGAAGGAGGAGCTGTCGGGCGGCAGGTCCCGCCAGGAGCTCGCCGCGCTCGTCCGCCGCTCCGCGGAGGCGGGCACCCTCGACGCCTCGACGGCTCTGCTGCTCAAGAACTCCATCGAGATGGACGACCTCGCCGCCATCGACGTGATGACGGACCGCACCCGGATGCAGACCCTGCCGGCGGACGCCACGGTCGACGACGTGATGTCGCTCGCCCGCGCGACGGGTCACTCCCGCTTCCCCGTGTGCGGGGAGGGGCCGGACGACGTGCTGGGCCTGGTGCATCTTCGCGCCGCCTTCGGCGTCCCTGCGCAGGACCGGCCGACCGTCAAGGCGGCCGCGATCATGGTCGACGCGCCGCGGGTGCCCGAGACCATGGCGCTCGCCCCGCTGCTGGTCGAGCTGCGAGGGCTGGGCCACCAGTGCGCCATCGTCGTCGACGAGTACGGGGGCACCGCCGGCATCGTCACGCTCGAGGATGTCGTCGAGGAGCTGGTGGGAGAGGTCGCCGATGAGCATGACCGTCGGCGCGTCGAGGCGTACAGGACCGCAGGCGGCGCGTGGATCCTCCAAGGGCTGCTGCGTCCCGACGAGGTGCATGAGGCGACCGGCCTCGTGATCCCCGAGTCGCCCGCATACGAGACGGTCGGCGGGTTCGTGATGGCGCGACTGGGCCGCGTGGCCGCGGTGGGCGACCAGGTCGAGGCGGAGGGCCTCGTGGTCCGCGTCGAGCGCATGGACGGCCGACGCGTCGACAGGGTCAGGATCGAGCCGATGGCCCGCGAGGACGACGCCGAGCAGGAGGGCGAGCGATGA
- a CDS encoding multifunctional oxoglutarate decarboxylase/oxoglutarate dehydrogenase thiamine pyrophosphate-binding subunit/dihydrolipoyllysine-residue succinyltransferase subunit, producing the protein MRTREKVSGPHVSPDTSAPDTDRTSIVHAADAPSVASLLLGGGAQNATHEPAMTPARQVEPAQESPSGATSSPTVPHQPAADASLAAPALARALDDPQHTQPIATAQAPTALYLQNPDHEQRESRDFHHGMERLRGPAARVVANMEASLEVPTATSVRPVPAKLLQDNRVVINNHLARTRGGKVSFTHLVAFALVEALDALPAMNVFYTTDEAGRPLLSHPEHVHLGIAIDLAKEDGSRQLLVPNVKNADQMDFDQFWVAYDAVVKRARRSTLQPEDFQGTTITLTNPGTLGTVHSVPRLMQGQGAIIAAGALDYPAEYEGANPETVARLGVSKVMTLTSTYDHRVIQGAQSGEFLAIVHRKLLGLDGFYDRVFSALRVPYEPVRWVQDAETDEAAEAAKPAKIAELIHAYRSRGHLMADVDPLSSRPRKHPDLDVQTHGLTLWDLDRTYPTGGFAGQDRWKMRDVLNRLRDAYCRTIGLEYMHIADRGQRQWFQERLEHGFTRPDRDEHLRILRRLNAAEAFEAFLQTKYVGQKRFSLEGGESLIPLLDAVLSSAAVSGIAEVCIGMAHRGRLNVLANLAGKSYSQIFSEFDGTALPGSVQGSGDVKYHLGTEGVFTAETGETTQVYLAGNPSHLEAVNPVLEGIVRAKLDAMGADPATDGYPVLPVLIHGDAAFAGQGIVQETLNMSQLRGYRVGGTVHVIINNQVGFTTGPQDSRSTRYATDMAKGFQIPIFHVNGDDPEACVRAARLAFEYRETFHRDVIVDMVCYRRRGHNEGDDPSMTQPRMYDLIEAKRSVRHLYTESLIRRGDITTDEADQVSRDYLAQLERVFLETREGFGGTSTESISGLELPSSQSTDAGVMVGWQTSVAPSQLERIGRAHMRPPEGFTVHPKLAKLMERREEMSREGGIDWGYGEVLAFGTLLQEGVPVRIAGQDTRRGTFVQRHAVLHDRSTGAEWTPLLYLSSDQARLHIYDSPLSEYACVGFEYGYSVERPDALTLWEAQFGDFVNGAQTIMDEFVSSAEQKWGQSSSVVLLLPHGFEGQGPDHSSARIERFLQLCAEENMTAAMPSTPASYFHLLRRQAYDRPRRPLIVFTPKSMLRLRAATSEVADFTTGTFLPAIPDTLDPEDVTRVLICAGKVYYDLEAQRDRSGDRTTAIVRLEQLYPLDHDAIKAALAPYDGAEVVWVQEEPQNQGAWSKISLSLPQLIDTTVSVVSRPASASPASGLASRHKQEQEELVARAFAR; encoded by the coding sequence ATGCGAACTCGCGAGAAAGTGAGCGGCCCCCACGTGTCCCCCGACACCAGCGCGCCTGACACCGACCGCACCTCCATCGTGCACGCCGCGGATGCACCGTCCGTCGCCTCCCTTCTTCTGGGTGGTGGCGCGCAGAACGCGACGCACGAGCCGGCAATGACGCCGGCACGGCAGGTCGAGCCGGCCCAGGAGTCCCCCTCCGGCGCTACGTCAAGCCCCACCGTCCCCCACCAGCCCGCAGCCGACGCAAGCCTCGCCGCGCCTGCGCTCGCCCGCGCGCTGGACGACCCGCAGCACACGCAGCCGATCGCCACCGCTCAGGCGCCGACCGCCCTGTACCTGCAGAACCCCGACCATGAGCAGCGCGAGTCGCGCGACTTCCATCACGGCATGGAGCGCCTGCGCGGTCCGGCCGCCCGCGTCGTCGCCAACATGGAGGCGTCGCTCGAGGTGCCGACCGCCACGTCGGTCCGCCCCGTGCCCGCCAAGCTGCTCCAGGACAACAGGGTGGTCATCAACAACCACCTGGCACGCACCCGCGGCGGGAAGGTCAGCTTCACGCACCTGGTGGCGTTCGCCCTGGTCGAGGCGCTGGACGCGCTGCCGGCGATGAACGTGTTCTACACGACCGACGAGGCCGGGCGCCCGCTGCTCAGCCACCCCGAGCACGTCCACCTGGGCATCGCGATCGACCTGGCGAAGGAGGACGGCTCCCGGCAGTTGCTGGTGCCGAACGTCAAGAACGCCGACCAGATGGACTTCGACCAGTTCTGGGTCGCGTACGACGCCGTGGTCAAGCGCGCGCGGCGCAGCACGTTGCAGCCCGAGGACTTCCAGGGCACCACGATCACTCTCACCAACCCGGGCACGCTCGGCACCGTCCACTCGGTGCCTCGCCTCATGCAGGGCCAGGGCGCGATCATCGCCGCAGGCGCGCTCGACTACCCCGCCGAGTACGAGGGCGCCAACCCCGAGACCGTCGCCCGGCTCGGCGTCTCGAAGGTGATGACCCTCACCTCGACGTACGACCACCGCGTGATCCAGGGAGCCCAGTCCGGCGAGTTCCTGGCTATCGTCCACCGCAAGCTGCTGGGCCTCGACGGCTTCTACGACCGCGTGTTCTCCGCGCTGCGCGTGCCGTACGAGCCCGTCCGCTGGGTCCAGGACGCCGAGACCGACGAGGCCGCCGAGGCGGCAAAGCCTGCCAAGATCGCCGAGCTGATCCACGCGTACCGCTCCCGCGGTCACCTCATGGCCGACGTGGACCCGCTGAGCTCGCGGCCCCGCAAGCACCCCGACCTGGACGTCCAGACCCACGGCCTGACGCTGTGGGACCTTGACCGCACCTACCCCACGGGAGGGTTCGCGGGTCAGGACCGCTGGAAGATGCGGGACGTCCTCAACCGCCTGCGCGACGCCTACTGCCGCACGATCGGCCTCGAGTACATGCACATCGCCGACCGTGGGCAGCGTCAGTGGTTCCAGGAGCGCCTGGAGCACGGCTTCACGCGCCCCGACCGCGACGAGCACCTGCGGATCCTGCGCCGCCTCAACGCCGCTGAGGCCTTCGAGGCGTTCCTGCAGACCAAGTACGTGGGTCAGAAGCGCTTCTCGCTCGAGGGTGGCGAGTCGCTGATCCCGCTGCTCGACGCCGTGCTCTCCTCCGCCGCCGTGTCCGGCATCGCGGAGGTCTGCATCGGCATGGCCCACCGAGGCCGCCTCAACGTGCTCGCGAACCTGGCAGGCAAGTCCTACTCGCAGATCTTCTCCGAGTTCGACGGGACCGCCCTGCCCGGCTCCGTGCAGGGCTCGGGCGACGTCAAGTACCACCTGGGCACCGAAGGCGTGTTCACCGCGGAGACCGGCGAGACCACGCAGGTGTACCTCGCGGGGAACCCGTCGCACCTGGAGGCCGTCAACCCGGTCCTCGAGGGCATCGTGCGAGCCAAGCTCGACGCGATGGGCGCCGACCCGGCCACCGACGGCTACCCCGTGCTCCCCGTGCTCATCCACGGCGACGCGGCGTTCGCCGGCCAGGGGATCGTCCAGGAGACCCTGAACATGTCCCAGCTGCGCGGCTACCGCGTCGGCGGCACGGTGCACGTCATCATCAACAACCAGGTGGGATTCACCACCGGACCGCAGGACTCGCGCTCCACGCGCTACGCCACCGACATGGCCAAGGGCTTCCAGATCCCGATCTTCCACGTCAACGGCGACGACCCGGAGGCGTGCGTGCGCGCGGCCAGGCTCGCCTTCGAGTACCGCGAGACCTTCCACCGCGACGTGATCGTCGACATGGTCTGCTACCGCAGGCGCGGGCACAACGAGGGCGACGACCCGTCGATGACGCAGCCGCGCATGTACGACCTGATCGAGGCCAAGCGGTCCGTCCGCCACCTCTACACCGAGTCGCTGATCCGTCGCGGCGACATCACGACCGACGAGGCCGACCAGGTGTCCCGCGACTACCTGGCGCAGCTCGAGCGGGTGTTCCTCGAGACCCGCGAGGGGTTCGGCGGCACCTCCACGGAGTCGATCTCCGGGCTTGAGCTGCCCAGCTCGCAATCGACGGACGCAGGCGTCATGGTCGGCTGGCAGACCTCGGTCGCGCCCAGCCAGCTCGAACGGATCGGCCGCGCGCACATGCGGCCGCCGGAGGGCTTCACGGTGCATCCCAAGCTCGCCAAGCTCATGGAGCGGCGCGAGGAGATGAGCCGCGAGGGCGGCATCGACTGGGGCTACGGCGAGGTGCTCGCGTTCGGCACGCTGCTCCAGGAGGGCGTGCCGGTGCGGATCGCCGGCCAGGACACCCGACGAGGCACGTTCGTGCAGCGCCACGCCGTGCTGCACGACCGCAGCACGGGCGCGGAATGGACCCCTCTCCTGTACCTCAGCTCCGACCAGGCGCGCCTGCACATCTACGACTCGCCGCTCAGCGAGTACGCCTGCGTCGGCTTCGAGTACGGCTACTCGGTGGAGCGCCCTGACGCGCTGACGCTCTGGGAGGCCCAGTTCGGCGACTTCGTGAACGGGGCACAGACGATCATGGACGAGTTCGTGTCCTCCGCCGAGCAGAAGTGGGGCCAGTCGTCGTCCGTCGTGCTGCTGCTCCCCCACGGCTTCGAGGGGCAGGGACCCGACCACTCGTCGGCCCGTATCGAGCGGTTCCTGCAGCTGTGCGCCGAGGAGAACATGACCGCGGCCATGCCGTCCACACCGGCGAGCTACTTCCACCTGCTGCGTCGACAGGCGTACGACCGCCCTCGGCGGCCGCTGATCGTGTTCACGCCCAAGTCGATGCTGCGCCTGCGCGCGGCCACCAGCGAGGTGGCGGACTTCACCACGGGAACGTTCCTGCCTGCGATCCCCGACACCCTCGATCCCGAGGACGTGACGCGCGTGCTCATCTGCGCCGGGAAGGTCTACTACGACCTCGAGGCGCAGCGCGACCGCTCCGGCGACCGCACCACCGCCATCGTGCGGCTCGAGCAGCTGTACCCGCTGGACCACGACGCCATCAAGGCGGCGCTCGCCCCCTACGATGGAGCCGAGGTGGTCTGGGTTCAGGAGGAGCCGCAGAACCAGGGGGCGTGGTCGAAGATCTCGCTCAGCCTTCCGCAGCTCATCGACACGACGGTGTCGGTGGTCTCGCGTCCCGCGTCGGCTTCTCCCGCCTCCGGCCTGGCCTCTCGGCACAAGCAGGAGCAGGAGGAGCTCGTGGCACGAGCATTCGCACGATGA